A segment of the bacterium genome:
CCTCGCCAGATCGGGATTGGGATTGCGGATCCCGGCCAGGTAGGTGGTGCGCGGCAGCGTCCCGAGCTCGTTCAGCAGCGAGTAGTTGCGCGGGTCCTGCTTGTTCTTCGTCACCGCGGCCTCGGGATCGTTGATGTCGCCGAAGGTCAGCGCGTCGGCCGGGCAGACCTGCTGACAGGCGGTGAGGACCTCACCGTCCGTGATCGGCCGATTCTCGCGCTTCGACTTGATGCGGACGTAGTTGATGCGCTGGATGCAGTACGTGCACTTCTCCATCACGCCGCGGCTGCGGACGGTGACGTCGGGGTTGAACACCATCTTGTGCACGTCGGACTGCGGGTCGTTGTAGAGCGTGAAGTTGAAGCGCCGCACCTTGTAGGGGCAGTTGTTCGAGCAGTACCGGGTGCCGACGCAGCGGTTGTACACCATGGCGTTGATGCCCTCGGTGTCGTGCACCGTGGCGTTGACCGGACACACGCCCTCGCACGGCGCCTGCTCGCAATGCTGGCAGAACACCGGCTGCATCACCGTCTGCGGGTTGTCGAGGTCGCCCTCGAAGTAGCGGTCGATGCGGATCCACTGCATTTCGCGGCCGCGCGCCACCTGGTCCTTGCCGACGACCGGGATGTTGTTCTCGGCCTGGCAGGCGACCACGCAGGCGTTGCAGCCGATGCAGTTGCCGATGTCGACGGTCATGCCCCAGGCATGCCCCTCGAACTTGAAGCCGGGGTAGAGCGACTTGTCGCGCATGTCGCGCGTGCGCGCGAAGGTCGGCTTCTTCTCGAACTGCTCGACGGTGCCGGTGCGCACCAGGTTGCGGCCGTGCATCGAATGATGGTCCTGGGTGCAGGCGAGCTTGTAGTGACGGCCGAGTGGCACCAGGCTGGCGTCACTGGCGCTCCACGGCGCATCGGCGGTGCGCAGCAGGTAGGTGTTGAAGCCGACGTCGTTGCCGACCTGCCCGGCGCGCGGCCGGCCGAAGCCGAGGCCGAGGGTGATCGCATCCGGCGCGTGGCCGGGCTGGATCCAGACCGGTACCTGCAGGGTGCGCCCGGCGAGCGTCACCTCGACCAGCGCGCCGACGTCGAGGCCGAGCCGCTCCGCGGTCGCCGGCGCGATCAGCGCCGGGTTGTCCCAGGTGACGCGGGTGATGTGCTTCGGCACCTCCTGCAGCCAGCCGTTGTTGGCGAAACGGCCGTCGTACAGGCTCGAATCGGGGCGGAAGACGACGTCGACCGCGCCCGCCGGGCGCTCGGCCGGCGGCGGCAGCATGCTCCGGCTCCAGTCGGCGGGCTGGCCGACCCAGTTCGGCTGCACCGGCGTCGCGGCGGTGTTGGCGATGACGCCGTCGTGCACCGCCTTGCGCCACGATTTCTCGAAGTCCCCGCCGAGCTGGTTCTTCCAGGTCTCGCGCACCAGGTCGTGGGTGGTCGCGTCCGGCTGCCCGAGCAGCACCGAGAGCACCGCCGGCGTGCCGCGCCCATCGTACAGCGGCGCGATCAGCGGCTGCTGGATGCTGGCCGTGCCGTCGTAGGCGCGGACGTCGCCCCAGTCCTCGAGATAGTGCGTCGCCGGCAGGTGCCAGTGACTGAGGATGCCGGTCTCGTCGTAGTAGAGCCCGTGGTGGATGCGCGTCGGCACCTTGTCGAGCGCGGCGGTGAACTCGAGGTCGACCGGCGCGTCGTACACCGGGTTGACGTCGAGCAGCACCAGGACCTCGACCGCGCCGCCCTGCATCGCCGCCACCAGATCGCGCAGCGACTGCGTCTCGTCCACCGGCGACGCCACCACCGGCTCGGTGTACAGCACCGTGCTGCCGTCGGCGCCGAGCGCCGTGTTGATCGCCGCCGCCAGCAGATGCACCACCGGCGGCTGCCACTCGCCCGCGAGCACGATGCTGCGGCCCTTGTGCGCCTGGAGGTCGCGCACCACGGCGGTGATCAGGGCCTGGTGCCCCTCCATGCCGACCGGCGCCCGCACCGGCAGCCCGAGGCCGCGGGCGACGCCGAGCGCGAACTCGGCGATCTCCGCCGGCCGCAGCGGCTGGCGGTGATCCGCCTTGGCGCCGGTGTTGGTGGTCGAGGTCTCGACCACATAGAGGCGGTTCATCGCCCCGCCGCCGGCATCGAGCTTGCGGCGGCGCGTGAAGTCCTTGGCGTAGCGCACCATGCCCGGACCGCCGCCGAGGAAGTCGGCATCGAGCGAGAGGATCCGGTCGGCCTTGTCGAAACGATACTGGACGTCGAGCGGGCGTCCGAACGCGGTGCGCATCGCCGCCTGCGCGTTGGCGTTGTTGATCGGCTGGTAGCGGTGCCAGGTCGCCTGCGGATACTTGGCGAGCAGGTCGCCCATCAAGCGCGCCGTCGTCGGCGAGCTGACGTTGCCGGAGAGGATGCGCAGCCCGGCGCCGCCGCTCGCCTGCTGCTTGGCGAGCAGGTCCGACGCCGCGGTGGCGAAGTTGCGCCAGGTCTGCACCTCCCCGAGATAGCGGACCACCTGCGAGCGATCCGGGTCGTACAGGCCGAGCACCGACGCCTGCGCCAGCACGTCGGTCGCGCCGAGGCTCGCCGGATGGTCCGGGTTGCCCTCGATCTTGGTCGGCCGGCCCATGTGGCTCTCGACCAGGAGCCCCCTGCCGATGCCGTCGAGCGGCATCGCGGTGGCGAAATAGAGCGGTTCGCCCGGCACGATGTACTCGGGGGCCTTCACGTACGGGAAGACCGTTTCCGTCGGTTGCTTGGTGCAGGCGCTGACGCCGGCCAGCGCCAGCGACGCCCCCATCAGCTTGATGAAGGTGCGGCGCCCTACCGGATCGAGCGCCTGCTGCGCCTCGGCGGGGAACTCGGCCTGCAGGAACGACTGGAATTCCTCGCTGTCGGCCAGCTCGTCGAGGCTCCGCCAGTAGTGCTTCCCGGACTGCGCCTCGAGACGGGCGCGTAGGGCCGGCAGATCGAGGGCCGAACGGGGCTTGCCGCCGCGCGGCGCGGCCGTCTGCTCGTCGGACGTGACGCTCATGATTGTCAGACCTTCGTGGCGACCGCGCTCAGCGATGACACGCGGTGCAGTCCTGGCGGCCGTGGACGTCGTGCGCCGCCATCAGCTCGGCGCCGAGGTTCGGATTGTCGGCGGGCGGCTCCCATCCCATGTTGAAGACCTCGGAACGCGGCCGCAGGTTGGGCGCCGGATTGCGGTGGCACTCCAGGCACCACTCCATGAACAGCGTCGGCACCTGATAGGTGAGGTTCATCTTGTCGATGCGCCCGTGGCAACTGACGCACCCGACGCCCTTGGCGATGTGGATCGAGTGGTTGAAGTAGACGAAGTCGGGGAGGTCGTAGACCTTGGTCCAGTTGAGCGACTCGCCGCTCCGCCAACTCGCCCGCACCGGCTCGAGGGTCGGGCTCTGGAACCAGATCTGCGAATGGCAGTTCATGCAGGTCTGGGTCGGCGGGAAGCCGGCGTTGGAGGACACCTCGACCGAGGTGTGGCAGTAGCGGCAGTCGATCCCCAGCTCACCCGCGTGGTGCTTGTGGCTGAACGGCACCGGCTGTTCGCGCGCCACGTCCTGCCCGGTGTTGTAGGCGGATCGGAACAGGCGATCGAGGCCGACGAGCCCGCCGCCGAGCAGCAGCGCCACCCCGACGACGCTGACCTTGGCGAGAACGTTGGAGTACGGACGGAAGACCTGCGACATGGATCACCGGGAGATTACGAGACAGCGTCGCGCCATATCAACATAAGCGCCGACGAAATCAGCTTTCCGCCCCATGTAGAACCCCTTATCTCGACGCGCGCGCCACGATGCGGTCGTTCCGGCGCTCCGAGACCCTCGCGATCAGCATCCCACTTGTGACTCGATTGGATTGGACGACTCGCGCAGACGAGCCGCTTGCGTTTATCGCG
Coding sequences within it:
- a CDS encoding cytochrome c3 family protein, which translates into the protein MSQVFRPYSNVLAKVSVVGVALLLGGGLVGLDRLFRSAYNTGQDVAREQPVPFSHKHHAGELGIDCRYCHTSVEVSSNAGFPPTQTCMNCHSQIWFQSPTLEPVRASWRSGESLNWTKVYDLPDFVYFNHSIHIAKGVGCVSCHGRIDKMNLTYQVPTLFMEWCLECHRNPAPNLRPRSEVFNMGWEPPADNPNLGAELMAAHDVHGRQDCTACHR
- a CDS encoding TAT-variant-translocated molybdopterin oxidoreductase, which gives rise to MSVTSDEQTAAPRGGKPRSALDLPALRARLEAQSGKHYWRSLDELADSEEFQSFLQAEFPAEAQQALDPVGRRTFIKLMGASLALAGVSACTKQPTETVFPYVKAPEYIVPGEPLYFATAMPLDGIGRGLLVESHMGRPTKIEGNPDHPASLGATDVLAQASVLGLYDPDRSQVVRYLGEVQTWRNFATAASDLLAKQQASGGAGLRILSGNVSSPTTARLMGDLLAKYPQATWHRYQPINNANAQAAMRTAFGRPLDVQYRFDKADRILSLDADFLGGGPGMVRYAKDFTRRRKLDAGGGAMNRLYVVETSTTNTGAKADHRQPLRPAEIAEFALGVARGLGLPVRAPVGMEGHQALITAVVRDLQAHKGRSIVLAGEWQPPVVHLLAAAINTALGADGSTVLYTEPVVASPVDETQSLRDLVAAMQGGAVEVLVLLDVNPVYDAPVDLEFTAALDKVPTRIHHGLYYDETGILSHWHLPATHYLEDWGDVRAYDGTASIQQPLIAPLYDGRGTPAVLSVLLGQPDATTHDLVRETWKNQLGGDFEKSWRKAVHDGVIANTAATPVQPNWVGQPADWSRSMLPPPAERPAGAVDVVFRPDSSLYDGRFANNGWLQEVPKHITRVTWDNPALIAPATAERLGLDVGALVEVTLAGRTLQVPVWIQPGHAPDAITLGLGFGRPRAGQVGNDVGFNTYLLRTADAPWSASDASLVPLGRHYKLACTQDHHSMHGRNLVRTGTVEQFEKKPTFARTRDMRDKSLYPGFKFEGHAWGMTVDIGNCIGCNACVVACQAENNIPVVGKDQVARGREMQWIRIDRYFEGDLDNPQTVMQPVFCQHCEQAPCEGVCPVNATVHDTEGINAMVYNRCVGTRYCSNNCPYKVRRFNFTLYNDPQSDVHKMVFNPDVTVRSRGVMEKCTYCIQRINYVRIKSKRENRPITDGEVLTACQQVCPADALTFGDINDPEAAVTKNKQDPRNYSLLNELGTLPRTTYLAGIRNPNPDLARG